In one Acomys russatus chromosome X, mAcoRus1.1, whole genome shotgun sequence genomic region, the following are encoded:
- the Gpr173 gene encoding probable G-protein coupled receptor 173, protein MANTTGESEEVSGALSLPSASAYVKLVLLGLIMCVSLAGNAILSLLVLKERALHKAPYYFLLDLCLADGIRSAICFPFVLASVRHGSSWTFSALSCKIVAFMAVLFCFHAAFMLFCISVTRYMAIAHHRFYAKRMTLWTCAAVICMAWTLSVAMAFPPVFDVGTYKFIREEDQCIFEHRYFKANDTLGFMLMLAVLMAATHAVYGKLLLFEYRHRKMKPVQMVPAISQNWTFHGPGATGQAAANWIAGFGRGPMPPTLLGIRQNGHAASRRLLGMDEVKGEKQLGRMFYAITLLFLLLWSPYIVACYWRVFVKACAVPHRYLATAVWMSFAQAAVNPIVCFLLNKDLKKCLRTHAPCWGTGGAPAPREPYCVM, encoded by the coding sequence ATGGCCAATACCACCGGAGAGTCCGAGGAGGTGAGCGGCGCACTGTCCCTGCCATCAGCATCGGCTTATGTGAAGCTGGTGCTGCTGGGACTGATCATGTGTGTAAGCCTGGCAGGCAATGCCATCTTGTCCCTGCTGGTGCTCAAGGAGCGTGCCCTGCACAAGGCTCCTTACTACTTTCTGCTGGACCTGTGCCTAGCTGATGGCATACGCTCTGCCATCTGCTTCCCCTTTGTACTGGCTTCTGTGCGCCATGGCTCCTCATGGACCTTCAGTGCACTCAGCTGTAAGATTGTGGCCTTTATGGCTGTGCTCTTTTGCTTCCATGCGGCCTTCATGCTGTTCTGCATCAGCGTCACCCGCTACATGGCCATCGCCCACCACCGCTTCTATGCCAAGCGCATGACACTCTGGACATGCGCAGCTGTCATCTGCATGGCCTGGACCTTATCTGTGGCCATGGCTTTCCCACCTGTCTTTGATGTGGGCACCTACAAGTTTATCCGAGAGGAGGACCAGTGCATCTTTGAGCATCGCTACTTCAAAGCAAATGACACACTGGGCTTTATGCTTATGTTGGCTGTGCTCATGGCAGCCACACATGCTGTCTATGGCAAGCTGTTACTCTTCGAGTATCGTCACCGCAAGATGAAGCCAGTGCAGATGGTGCCAGCCATCAGCCAAAACTGGACATTCCATGGTCCTGGAGCTACCGGCCAGGCTGCTGCCAACTGGATCGCTGGCTTTGGCCGTGGGCCCATGCCACCAACTCTGCTGGGTATCCGGCAGAATGGGCACGCAGCTAGCCGGCGGCTACTGGGCATGGACGAGGTCAAGGGTGAAAAGCAGCTGGGCCGAATGTTCTACGCGATCACactgctcttcctgctcctctggtCACCATACATCGTGGCCTGCTACTGGCGAGTGTTTGTGAAAGCCTGCGCTGTGCCCCACCGCTACCTGGCCACTGCTGTTTGGATGAGCTTCGCCCAGGCTGCCGTCAACCCAATCGTCTGCTTCCTGCTTAACAAGGACCTCAAGAAGTGCCTGAGGACTCATGCCCCTTGCTGGGGCACAGGAGGTGCCCCAGCTCCCAGAGAACCCTACTGTGtcatgtga